The Fervidobacterium sp. DNA segment ATAATCGAAACTAAAGTCTGTAAATTAACGATCTTGTTCTTATAATCTTCTATCAATTCCATGAAAAAGGATTTTTCGTGGCTCGTTATTTTTTCCTTAAAATATCCATAGATGTGTAGCAGGGTATTTATAACCTTAGAAGACCTAAAAGACGTTCTTAGAGCTTTAATTAATAATGCTTTGTACTCCTCAAGCAAAGCATTATTAAATCTTTTTTGCGCAACTAATTTTCCCATTTCCCTCATAATTTTCTCGTTTTTTGTGAGCAATAGAAACTTGTTTATTGAGTGAAATTCTATTAAATGCCTCTTAGTTCTAACTTTTCTAAAACTTGCAAGTGTAAAAATAAATGTTAGGAACTCAAATCTTATCCTATCGTTTGTCAATCTCATCTCACTTTCAATTGCTAGATCAGTTAGTTGTTCAATCATAGTTTTTGCAAAAAGCCCCGCGGTTTTTGATATAATCCTACCATTAGGTCCGTAAAGCTTTGCATCGTTCAATCCACATGATGGGGATTTTGCCTTTAATATCATTCCATCGATCTTTTCATTTTTAATCCTCATAGCAAAATTCCTGGAAAAATATATCATTTTTTCTGTTAAATCCATACTTTGAGATTTGTTCATCAAATGGTATTGTCCGTTTATAAGAAATACATCAATAGGTTCACGAGGTATAGGTAAACCTATCTCAACCTCTGGGCATATCCTTGTAATATCACAGTACTTTTCAAGTTGCTTAACGATATCACTTGAAATCATTCCACCATCGTAACGTGTATGCTCAAAAAAACATCTGCTGACAACTAACTTTGGCTTTGCAAACTCCATAAAATCCCTCCTTGTCTGGAGAGTAAAAATTCATATATATTCTTGATTATATCATAAACATTATGTGATATAATATAGATTTGGTCTTAGTAAAGAAGTTTGACAATCAAATTTTAAACAACTCTGTTATAGGTTATGGTAAAGTTGATTGACTTTGGGCACCGTATAAAAGAAAAGCTTTAAGTTTTTCAATAAATTTGAATGATTCAGTAAAAAGAAGGTGATAAAATGAATTTTGAAAGTGAGAAAAAATATTTGAGTTTAATTGTCAACATAGGGAAGGAGCTATTAAAAGTTCAGTCTGTAAGTGAAATTCAGAACTTGCTTAGAACCCTTATTTCGTTCCTACCCTCAACATCTGATGAAGAGTATTCTGTGTGGTACAAAAATGTGTTACTTTACTCAACAAAAGCATTTGAAGACCTGCCATTAGAAAATTTGCAAAATCTTTCGTCTATCGAAAGTGTTAGACTTGACAACATAATTTTATACCATAAAAACTTATCTCATAATACAAAAGAAGTATTGTATGCACTACTACCAAGTTTTAGTCTTGCCATGGGAAACATCGAATTACGCGAGAAATTGAATCAAACCATAGAGGAGTTAAAAAAATTGGATGAATACAGAATAAACTTTGTACGTTCCATATCCCATGAGTTAAAAACACCTCTCAGTATTATACTTGGGAATGCACAACTGATTAAGATGAACGTTTTTGGTGATGCGAGTCATCTAAAAGAACCTATCCAAGCTATTGAAGATGCTGCAAAGCAATCGGGAGAGCTTATAAATAATTTACTTGAACTTTCAAGGGTAGAAACGGGAAGGGTAATCGTAAAATCTGAATTGATCTATGTAAAAAGCTTTGAGAAATTAATAAATCAATACAAACTTTTAGCAATTAACAAGGGACTACAATTTGATTTCCAATTTTCTGGCGCCGAGACGTTTTCGTGTGATTACAAAATAATAACTACTATTATTTCTAATCTTTTGAGTAATGCAATAAAGTATACAGACACTGGTTTTGTTCGTGGAGAGTTAAACGTGTCAAGCAACTCGGTATTTATAAGAATATCAGATAGTGGTAAAGGTATTTCAGAAGAACAGATGAGACATATCTTCGACCCTTTCTTCGGTGAAAGGACTACACTAAGCACGGGCTTAGGATTGGCGATAGTCAAGAAATTTGTTGACTTTTTGAATGGTAAGTTTCATGTTGAGAGTAGTTTAGGGAAAGGAACAACTTTTGAAGTTATTATACCAAGATTACTTAGACCAACAATAGTCGAAAGAAAAGAACGCGTACAAGTTTTACTGGTTCATCCAGACAAAAATCTTGAGAAAATTATTAGACGTTCCGTTGAAGAAAATAACCTGAAAGTGGCTCGAAATGGTGCAGAAGCTTACGCTTTAGCTCTTGAGCATACTCCTGATGTTATAGTAACATCCTTAGGTTTGCCGGATGTAAGTGGAGACGAATTAATACTTATGCTTAGAAAAGAACCTACGTTAGCCAATACAAAATTTTTTGTTTACACAGGTGGACGAAGCCAATTAAGAAACGTCGAAGAATTTGACGTAGTAAAAGATACGTTTAAGTTGTTGTTCAAGCTTTCCTCTATATTTGGCAAAGACATCACACTTTTGACCACAAAAAAGGCATACGAAATAATTTCAAACTCTAAGGACAAGTTACAACAGTTCTGTGGAAATTCAAAATGTAATTTAGTTCCACTTGACGAACCTTTTAAAATACCCCAGAGCGAACTGATAGTAGTTACAGTGGCTCACGATGAAGTTTATGAAATCGAGCAGATTATAAGCAAGGTGCTTATGGTATCAAATAATATTATAGTGGCAGCTACTGTGAACGAAAGGGGAGATTTTGATTGGTACGAGTAATGATTGTTGAAGATGAAATAGAAATAAGAGAATTACTTACTAAGATGTTAAAATACGAAGGTTACCAAGTTGTAAGTGCGGAAGATGGTAAAGAGGCTTTAGGTATATTGGAAAAAGAAAAGGACATAGACATAATATTGATGGATATAAACATGCCACAAGTTGATGGAATCACTGCCACAAAAATGATACGTGTTATGGGGTATCCTGCCGTAGTAGTAATTTTGACAGCCTATGGCGACAAAGAAATTATGGAAGAAGCGGCAAATGCCGGAGCTGATGATTTTATTACGAAACCGATTGATTTATTACTTCTTTCAGCAAGACTTCAGTTTTTAAAAAAGAATCTGCCATTTCACAAATTTAGGTTGAGTCTTACCACACAAATTTTCTCCCAACTTTCAATGCAACTTGATGAAATTGAAAAACTAATAGAAGAAAACAATCAATTAACATTCGAACTTGTAGAAACACTTTATAAAATTGTTGAGTTTAGAGATTACGAAACACATGAACATACACTTCGCGTTGGATGGATAAGCGGTAGATTAGCTGAAGAATTAGGGCTCCAACCTTCAGAAGTAACAATGATACAGTTTGCAGCTCCACTTCACGACATTGGTAAAATAGGTATAAATGATTCGATCCTTCTAAAACCAAATAAACTAACACATGATGAATTCGAGATTGTGAAAAAACACACCGTAATTGGATATGAGATACTTAAAACAAGTTCATCTTCTATACTTAATTATGCGGCAAATATTGCTCTTTACCACCATGAAAAGTGGGATGGAACAGGTTATCCAAATGGGTTAAAGGGTGAAGAAATTCCTTTGCCTGCTGCTATAGTTTCCGTTACTGACAGTTTAGATGCAATCGTTTCAAAAAGACCTTATAAAGAACCAAGAAGTCTAAATGAAGCATTCGATGAAATAGAAAGCTTAAGAGGTTTATGGTATAACCCACATGTGGTGGACACATTGCTAAAAATGAGAGACGAAGTTAGATGCTATTACTTAAAAAGCTGTAAAATTTTATGATTCTTTCATGATTGAATAAATCCTTTATTCAAATATTCAAAGGAGGTATGGCTTGATGGAGAAAAAAGAACTTGTTCTGAAAGTATTAATGGAAAGTAAAGAACCTCTTAGACCAGGTGACATAGCAGAAAAAAGTGGTCTCTCAAAAGAGGACGTAGAAAAGATATTGAAAGAATTGAAAAAAGATGGCAAGATAGATTCTCCAAAAAGATGTTTTTATCAAATAAAAAAATAACAATTTTTGTTCGTATAGCATTTTAAAAGACAAGCTTGGGAGTGACGACATGAACAAATTAAGCATCATAATTTTGATGATGTATGTTTTTTTGTTTTCTTTATATATTATTGCAACACCATTTTTTGAGCATGATGGTTTTGTCGTTTTATTAGCCGACTTGCACATCCCATACGCTTCTAAAACAGTTCAAAATGTTTTGAAAATTGTTACAGATTTAAAACCTTTGCATGTTTTTTTGCTTGGTGATTTAACCGAAATGGGCAAGGAAAGCGAATTTGAGAAACTAGAAAATTATTTAAAGTTACTGTCTGACTCTAAGATTCCGTACAACATTCTTCTTGGTAACCATGATGTAAGATGGGCTTACAGAATTTGGAAAACAAAAAACATAGAAGGCGGACTTTATGAAAATTTCAAAGTGGATATACAAGATATTTCTTTTATAGGAATAGACACCTCGCTGTATTTTCAACAATTTGGACATATTGGTGAACCACAAATTCGTTGGATAAAAGAGCAATTGGAAGATTGCAAAAAACAATCAAAAACAATTATTCTTTTATCACACCATCCTTTTGGTGGGCCATCAAACTATACGGATGATGGATGGAAATTAATGAATTTATTAGATGAAAACGTTTTTTTGGTGTTCTTTGGACATCTCCACAGTTATCAAAGATATGGAGGTTATAAATCAACTTGGTTCCAAAGCTTGGGTGCTGCGAAAGATGGATGGCTAACGATTCTAAGTTGGGATAAAAATCAGTTCTACATATGGAAGTTAGCGGTAAACAAAGACAATATTGGTCACTATAACTTTGAGTTGGTAAGATCAATATCGAAGAATTCAAAAAATCAACAATATAATTCTGTTAAATTACCTGAATTACCTAAGTCTTCTCAAGCGTTTGATGAATTACTTTCGTATAAAATGGAAAATAGTATCTTATCTCAACCAGTATTTTTTGATAATATGATTTATGTGGTAGATTATTCCGGTAATGTTATCTGTATTGATTCAAACGGAAAACTAGTTTGGAAGTTAAAACTCTCGTGTCCAGTTGTTTCAAACATAGAAGTTTACAAAAATACGATATTGGTAGGTGATCTTGAAGGTAAAATTCATTTGATAGATTCAAAATTTGGTAAGATTACCCGCATTGTGAATTTAAATGCCCCAATATTTGCGATGAAGGTAGGAATGCGATCCCTGGCAGTTGGTTGTGGAAAAAAACTTCATATAATCAAATTACCAAACTTATCTATCACAAATACTCATGATTTAGGTGGTCTTGTTCAGGCACCAGCGATGTACAAAGATGGCTTATTTTTTCAAACATCTTGGGGAGGAGACATAACTGTAGTAAACGAAGATGGTGAACTGATTCTAAGAATTCCAACAGGCTTGAACTACACAACAGCTGGTGCTTCAACACCGCAGATATTCAATGAATTGATACTTGTAACCAATCCTTCGGGTACATTGCAAGCGTTTGACTACATCAACGGTAGCAAAAAGTGGGAGTTGAAAGGTTTAAAAGTAGGATATTCTTCTGTGGGTAAAATAAACCAGTTAGCTGTGGTATCTTCCATAGATGGTACCATTTACATCTTAGACCCCAAAGTTCCACAAATTCGTGTAAAAATACCTGTAGGATCACCTATTTATGGCTCGGTTGCCCAGAAATTATCAAGTGACAAATTTGTCGTTGGAACCACAAGTGGAGAATTAGTAGTAGTTTCTTTAAGTGGTAGAATTGAACAAAAAGTGAAAATACATCCATCTTATATCCTTTTAAATCCAATAATTTTGGATAACAAAACCTTTCTTGCCTTTACCGATGGAACATTGAAAATGATAAAGATTTCAAACTAAAAAAGAAATCCTGCTTTTGGGCAGGATTTCTTTTAGTTTTGAAGCCAAAGTTTTAAACTTTGAACTTATCAAGGGATATTTTTAAATTGTTGAAAGCATTTATCGTTTCTTTTAGTTTCTCAGACAAACCATCTAATTGTTTACTTACATTTTGCATTACTTCCGAGATTTCCTCGCCTTGACTTGATATTTTGGAGACATTTACCACAATCTCATTCGCACCACTTCTCATTTCCTCAGCAGATGCATTCTGTTCTTCACTATGAGCGGCTAATGTATTTATGGCACTTGAAATATCTGAAATTGCTTTTTGTAGATATTCGAAGGTATCAAACAATGTTTTATATCCACTTTCTGTTGAAATGATACCATTTCTCAAATTTTCGATCTGCTTGCTCAAAACTCTAGAAAATTGTTCTACTGCTTTGATTGTAGATGTAATTGTATCTGTTGAGCGCTTTGTTTCCTCTGAAAGTTTTCTTATTTCATCTGCCACAACGGCAAAGCCCCTACCAGCCTCACCAGCCCTTGCAGCCTCAATTGCGGCATTAAGTGCGAGCAAATTAGTCTGCTCTGCAATAGAACGGACAGTTTCCACTATGTTACTGATGTTCTTGGTTGCCTCTGTTAATTCCGCTATTCCCTTTTCCAATACCTCATATTCTTTGACAAACCCAGAGGTTGTTTCTTCAACCCTCTTGAGCTGCTCAATACTCGCTTTAGATTTTTCATCCAGTTCATCTGAAAGTCTTTGAACTTTTACAGCTAAATCTGCAAGTGAATAAGATTGTTCTGATAGTTGCTCTATATTTGCTGTTATCTCTTGTATAGAACTTGTAATACGTTCAATACCGGATTGCTGTGTTTGTACGGCGTTAATCGTCTTATTTGCAGTTTTTTCAAAGTTGTTGAAATTTGATGTCAACGCAGAAAGAACTTCAACAGAAAAATTTGAAGTTTGAAAGGTCTCTCTCAAAACATTTCTGACACCACCAACAGCTTTATTTATCTTAGCCGAGATGTACCTAAATTCATCTACAGATTTGATATTTACACTCTCCGTTAAATTTCCAGTTGAAACGAGAGAAAGAACTTCTATAATCTTCGGCATGCCACTTAATATGCGTCTTGACAAAAATATAATAAAAAACGCCAATATAATGTTAAGTCCAACGTTGGTAATAACAAAATTCCTTTGTAGCTCAGATGGCAGTTCCATCTTCGAAAGTAAGTACTTTAAAAGCAAGGGACCAATCCACATTGAAATGGAAAGAACACCAAGTACAAGCTTCAGAGAGATTGGTACCATTACCTTTGTATATCTATCATCAGATGTTTCTTTTAACAACTTTGATTTGGAATATATAAATACAAATATTGCCAAGATATTAACGTTTATAGCAAGTGCTCCCGAAAGTCTTAAAATTAAAGTTTCCTCGGGCAAAGGTTGGATGAATTTTGCAAATATACCTATAAAAGTTGCTGCAACAAAATTCATTAAGAAGAGCACTACCGAGAGCACAGTAGGAACATTATAATTTCCATTAATAAGTGCTTTTTGTGCAAGAAAACGCGAAAGAAAAATAGTAAAAACACCTAGGGTAGCTGCCATAATTCCATACCCAAGCAAAATAACCCAGACAGGATAATCTTTTAAACCAGCAAAGACGTAATAAGATAAAAGTAGTGCTGGAGGATCAACCAGAAAGATGATCGATAACAAAGACTTAAGAACGTCCTTTTTAAAATCATCGATCAATTCCTTTGTTAAGTTTCCCGATAAATTCACAACAATCCCTCCGGTTGAAAAATCAAGATAAAATTAAACCATTTCGAATATAGTCGTTTCCAACACTTACATATTTGATTTTATGATACTTGTGATTTTTTTTACTGCAATTTGTGTAAAATATTAGTGACTTTATGTAATTTTTAAGCAACAAAACAACAACAACATACGTTGATGTATTAAAACAATTTTTCTTTGACAAAAGCATAGCGTGAAAAGGTTGACAACAAATAAAGATTTGTTATAATATTATTTAGCAAACTACAGTTGAGTTTGCTAATAAGTCTGCCAAAAAATGAGTTGATTTGAGAATAATTATTGGTAAGGGGTGAAGTATATGGAGATTACCGAACGCCAAAAAAAGATATTGTACTGCATAGTGCAAGAATACATAAACACGAAAACCCCTGTTAGTTCAAAGAGGGTACTTGAAAATGCAACTATAGAACGTTCAGGTGCTACTATTAGAAATGATATGAACAGACTGATGAAATTTGGATATATTTTCCAACCACATACCTCTGCTGGTAGAGTTCCTACAGATAAAGGGCTAAGATTTTATGTAAACGAATTGAAAAAGATAAGGGAAGAAATAAAATCTAAAAGCACTTACGTTGAAGCAGCCGCTAATTTTCCAATAGGTGATATGGAAAAAGTACTAACTGGGGCTGCTAGGTTGTTGAGTTCATCAACAAAAGGAATGGTTGTAATTGAAAAGCCCAGTCCTTTGAACCTACAAATTAGGAGAATTGTTGTTACTCCTGTAAGCAAGAATTTTTCGATTGCGAATATAATCACCTCACTTGGGCTGAGTTCATCAATACCACTACAGCACGGAGAAGTCACGGATATACAACAGATTGAGGAGTTACTAAATAAAATTATGAGTGGCTTAACACTGAATGAATTTAAAGTTCGCCTTCGTGAGATAATGTTTAGAGTTAACAATTTCAAGGAAATTGATTTTTCAACAACAGACAAAAGTTTTCTGGAAATTACTGAACGACTTTCGATGGAAAGCTACGAGGATTACATAACAGATGGACTTTACAACTTACTTTCAAATGACAGGATGAATCTTAAGAAACTACAAAGTGTTCTTGGATATGTAACAGGTGAAACATTTTACAAGGATGTTTTTGAGCTAAAAAGTGATATATACGTTGGAAAAGAACATGGTTTAAGATTTCTGGATGATTTTTCGGTCATGTTGGGAGATTTTTATGTAGAAAAAAAGGTTATAGGTAGGGTGGCTCTGATATTTGACAAATTTGGAAAATATGATCAAATAATTGATAGTTTTGAATACATGTTAAACAGACTGACTGAATATTTCACAGTTGTTTCAAGGAATATTTAACGTCTTGATGTTGATTTAATTAATTTTTGAAAAGGAGGATTTGGTATGGACATTGAAAAAGAAAGAAAAGAACAAGCGATAAACAATGAAGACAAACTTTCTGAAGAAAAGAAAGATAATGAAAATACAGTTGTTCAGCAACAAGAAGCAAATCAGTATGAAGAGGAGAATAAAAAGTTAAGGGAGCGTATAACAGAACTGGAGAACCAGTTAAGAGAGATCCAAAACGCTGCCAGGGTTATAAAGGCTATGTACGAAAATTATAAAATGGATAGTGAAAGGCAATTAAAAGAAGTTTCAAAAAACACTGCTTTGAGAATGCTTAAGATGTTAATTCCGGTAATTGATGATCTTAAAAGGGCGTTCAATTATTTTGAAAAATCTAAAGATCTTGAGGAATTTTACAATGGCACCAAGAAAATATTTGAAAAATTCGTAAAATTACTTGAAAATGAAGGACTGAGGTCTATAGACACGAATGGAAAATTTGATCCTTTCACACATGAAGCTATGGAGAGAGAAGAGAGGGAAGATGTGGAAGAATATACAATATTAGAAGTCATAGAAGAAGGTTATGTGTACAACGGTCAAGTTATAAAACCAGCTAAAGTTAAGGTTGCAGTAAAGCCAAGAAAATCAGAACCAAAAGAACCAAAAGAAGAGCAAGAATAATCGAGACCAGTGTTCGTAAGTTTTTGGATGAGAGTTGAGGTGATTTAAATGGCAAAAAAAGATTATTATGAAATTCTCGGGGTACCACGTAATGCAAGTGATGAAGAGATAAAGGCAGCTTACAAAAAGCTTATAAAAGAATGGCATCCTGATAAACATCCAGATGACAAAAAAAGAATTGCAGAGCAAAAATTCAAGGAAATACAGGAGGCATATGAGGTTTTATCTGACCCTCAAAAGCGTGCAATGTATGACAAATTTGGATACGTTGGAGAGGGTACTCCATATGCATACGAGCAAAATAATACTGGCTTTGGTTTTGAGGATATATTCAGAGATTTTTTAAATGATGATATTTTCAATATATTTTTCGGTGGTCAAAGGACACAATCAACATCACAAAGAAGCGCAAGAAAAGTCCCAAAACGTGGTGAAGATGTTAATTTGGAGGTTACAATTAATGAAAAGGACGTCTTTACTGGGAAGGAGATCTCCGTTGAATACGACGTGTACGCAGAATGTGAAAATTGTCATGGTGAGGGAGTGGAACCAGGTAGTAGATGGGTTACGTGCTCCAAATGTCACGGTACAGGTGTTGTGAGAGAAGAAAGACGTACACCATTTGGTGTATTCATCAATCAATACACTTGTGATGTATGCGGTGGTCGCGGCAATGTACCCGGAGAAATATGTCATGTTTGCAGAGGTAACGGAAGAATACGTAAACGGATAACAACAACTGTTAATATTCCTGCAGGGGTTGAAAACGGTACTGTTTTACGCATTCCAAGAAAAGGAAACTCAGGAATTAACGGAGGAGAGCATGGTGATTTATATATCCACGTAAATGTTAGAAAAACATATGACTATGTACGGGATGGTGATGATATAATAATTGATGTGCCAGTCGAATATGTGACAGCAATATTGGGTGGAAATGTTACAGTCAACTTACCAAGTGGTGAAATAGTGGATGTGGAAATCCCAGCAGGTACACAGCCTAACGAAAAGCTGATTGTTCGTGGGAAGGGATTCCCAAATATAAAAACAGGAAAAAGAGGAAACCTTGTTGCAAATATAATTGTAAGGATTCCAAAACGGGTATCACATAGGGAAAGGGAGTTACTGAAAGAAATAGCAAAAGAGAGAGGTGTGAAAATTTGAGAATTGATAGTAAGAAGCTAAAGAAGAACAAATCAAGATTGCCAAAAAAAACCATGATAATACTTCTTTCTTTGTTACTAATCAATCTAACATGGTTTAGCATATACTTGTTTTTTATTAGGCCACAGCAGTTGTTTGCAAACGCGGAGAGCAACAAAGGAAAATTTTTCAAAAGTGAAATTTCACTACTGTACGGTTATGAAACAAGGTTTAACAAAGTTATTAGAGATGATAATCAGATATTGGCTGTTGGAAGTTTTCTGAAAAACTCTTCTGAAAAGTATCAGATTGTTATTGTTTCGCTTGACAATGAAGGAAAAGAAAAATGGAGAAGAGAATTTGGAGGTAGTGGTGATGAATGGGGATTTGATATTTTAAAAAATGGGGACAATTATCTAGTACTCGGTGTAACATCGTCCAAAGAATTTGGTGTGAGAGGTAGATATGATGCGCTGCTTGTACTTATAGATTCAGGTGGAAACACACTTTGGAGTAAAGTATACGGAGGCCCAGATTGGGACAGAGCTTATAAGATCTTAAAAGTAAAAGGTGGTTATGTTTTTATCGGTGATAACTCCATGAAAGGTGGAGATGTATTTGAAAACTTTGGTGGACATGATTATTGGATAGTAAAAGTGAACGATGTGGGAGATTTGATCTGGAGTAAAAGTTTTGGCGGAACAAGATGGGACAAAGCTTCCAGCGCTGATTATGATCCGGAAAACGACATCATAGTAGTAACTGGTTTTTCAAATTCCTTTACAGATGGTGTCAGATATGATGGTTACACAATAGCATATAATTCGGAAGGGCAGAAACTTTGGGAATGTGCATTCTTGAATTTGAGGAGTATATTTCCCTTGGATATATGTATTTCGAAAAGTGGAATTTTTGTAGGTGGTTATGTTTACGAAGATGGTAAAGAAAAATCGTTTGTTGCAAAGATATCAAAACTTGGTAGAGTTGATTACATGAAGGTATTTTCTGAAAATACAAGGATTAATTCTCTAAAAGTAATTCAAGATGATGAAGAAAAAGTAACTATCGCATTCTCCGGCTACAAAGATACTGGGACTAAACAACTATGGCATGGTCAGTTAATTCTTCCTTCCGGTTTGGAAAATTCACAGCCAGTACTTATAGAATACCCAATACAATCTTTGTACGGTTCGTTTCTTTCAACTTGTTTGGACGACGAATTTGTATTCCTGACGGGTACAAATTTAGTTAATGGCAAGATGGTTGGTTATATTCGTGTTTTTCCAAGGTAGGTCAAAAGAACGATAGCTAAAGACCTATTGTATTTTTTAGGTGTTCTTTGTAATTTCGACCAACGGGAATTATATCTCCATTTGTCATTTCGACTGCCATCCCTCCAAAGTAGTTCTTGATTATCTTTCTTATGTACTTTAAAGATATTATGTATGATTTATGAACCCTAATGAGTTTGTCCTGTGGAAGTTTAGTTTCAATATCTTTCAATGCTTCTCTTGTTTTTAAAACTTCTTCTTTCAAAAATACAAATGTATATTTTTCCTCTGACTTCAGGTATATTATCTCATCAACATCAACCAAGTGAACTTCATTTGCAGTTTCGATATTTATTTTTTGTGGAGTTTTCACATAAAGTTTTCTGAAAAGGTCTAAAAATTCCGAAGTTTGCTTTAACTGATTTTGCTCTTTTGCTTTTATAACTTTTTCTATTGCCATTCTTAGTCGCTCTTTCTTTATAGGTTTTAATATATAATCAATTGCATTCTCTTCAAAGGCTTTTACAGCATATTCTGAATAAGCAGTTGTAAAGATGATGTATGGATTGTGAGATATCCTTCTTAATATCTCAAAACCATTTGCTTTGCCAAGATTTATGTCTAAGAAAATGATATCAGGCTTTA contains these protein-coding regions:
- a CDS encoding DUF523 and DUF1722 domain-containing protein encodes the protein MEFAKPKLVVSRCFFEHTRYDGGMISSDIVKQLEKYCDITRICPEVEIGLPIPREPIDVFLINGQYHLMNKSQSMDLTEKMIYFSRNFAMRIKNEKIDGMILKAKSPSCGLNDAKLYGPNGRIISKTAGLFAKTMIEQLTDLAIESEMRLTNDRIRFEFLTFIFTLASFRKVRTKRHLIEFHSINKFLLLTKNEKIMREMGKLVAQKRFNNALLEEYKALLIKALRTSFRSSKVINTLLHIYGYFKEKITSHEKSFFMELIEDYKNKIVNLQTLVSIIKSWALRYNVEYILMQTFLEPYPKDLEKIKE
- a CDS encoding hybrid sensor histidine kinase/response regulator, coding for MNFESEKKYLSLIVNIGKELLKVQSVSEIQNLLRTLISFLPSTSDEEYSVWYKNVLLYSTKAFEDLPLENLQNLSSIESVRLDNIILYHKNLSHNTKEVLYALLPSFSLAMGNIELREKLNQTIEELKKLDEYRINFVRSISHELKTPLSIILGNAQLIKMNVFGDASHLKEPIQAIEDAAKQSGELINNLLELSRVETGRVIVKSELIYVKSFEKLINQYKLLAINKGLQFDFQFSGAETFSCDYKIITTIISNLLSNAIKYTDTGFVRGELNVSSNSVFIRISDSGKGISEEQMRHIFDPFFGERTTLSTGLGLAIVKKFVDFLNGKFHVESSLGKGTTFEVIIPRLLRPTIVERKERVQVLLVHPDKNLEKIIRRSVEENNLKVARNGAEAYALALEHTPDVIVTSLGLPDVSGDELILMLRKEPTLANTKFFVYTGGRSQLRNVEEFDVVKDTFKLLFKLSSIFGKDITLLTTKKAYEIISNSKDKLQQFCGNSKCNLVPLDEPFKIPQSELIVVTVAHDEVYEIEQIISKVLMVSNNIIVAATVNERGDFDWYE
- a CDS encoding response regulator — protein: MVRVMIVEDEIEIRELLTKMLKYEGYQVVSAEDGKEALGILEKEKDIDIILMDINMPQVDGITATKMIRVMGYPAVVVILTAYGDKEIMEEAANAGADDFITKPIDLLLLSARLQFLKKNLPFHKFRLSLTTQIFSQLSMQLDEIEKLIEENNQLTFELVETLYKIVEFRDYETHEHTLRVGWISGRLAEELGLQPSEVTMIQFAAPLHDIGKIGINDSILLKPNKLTHDEFEIVKKHTVIGYEILKTSSSSILNYAANIALYHHEKWDGTGYPNGLKGEEIPLPAAIVSVTDSLDAIVSKRPYKEPRSLNEAFDEIESLRGLWYNPHVVDTLLKMRDEVRCYYLKSCKIL
- a CDS encoding MarR family transcriptional regulator, which gives rise to MEKKELVLKVLMESKEPLRPGDIAEKSGLSKEDVEKILKELKKDGKIDSPKRCFYQIKK
- a CDS encoding PQQ-binding-like beta-propeller repeat protein is translated as MNKLSIIILMMYVFLFSLYIIATPFFEHDGFVVLLADLHIPYASKTVQNVLKIVTDLKPLHVFLLGDLTEMGKESEFEKLENYLKLLSDSKIPYNILLGNHDVRWAYRIWKTKNIEGGLYENFKVDIQDISFIGIDTSLYFQQFGHIGEPQIRWIKEQLEDCKKQSKTIILLSHHPFGGPSNYTDDGWKLMNLLDENVFLVFFGHLHSYQRYGGYKSTWFQSLGAAKDGWLTILSWDKNQFYIWKLAVNKDNIGHYNFELVRSISKNSKNQQYNSVKLPELPKSSQAFDELLSYKMENSILSQPVFFDNMIYVVDYSGNVICIDSNGKLVWKLKLSCPVVSNIEVYKNTILVGDLEGKIHLIDSKFGKITRIVNLNAPIFAMKVGMRSLAVGCGKKLHIIKLPNLSITNTHDLGGLVQAPAMYKDGLFFQTSWGGDITVVNEDGELILRIPTGLNYTTAGASTPQIFNELILVTNPSGTLQAFDYINGSKKWELKGLKVGYSSVGKINQLAVVSSIDGTIYILDPKVPQIRVKIPVGSPIYGSVAQKLSSDKFVVGTTSGELVVVSLSGRIEQKVKIHPSYILLNPIILDNKTFLAFTDGTLKMIKISN
- a CDS encoding methyl-accepting chemotaxis protein, encoding MNLSGNLTKELIDDFKKDVLKSLLSIIFLVDPPALLLSYYVFAGLKDYPVWVILLGYGIMAATLGVFTIFLSRFLAQKALINGNYNVPTVLSVVLFLMNFVAATFIGIFAKFIQPLPEETLILRLSGALAINVNILAIFVFIYSKSKLLKETSDDRYTKVMVPISLKLVLGVLSISMWIGPLLLKYLLSKMELPSELQRNFVITNVGLNIILAFFIIFLSRRILSGMPKIIEVLSLVSTGNLTESVNIKSVDEFRYISAKINKAVGGVRNVLRETFQTSNFSVEVLSALTSNFNNFEKTANKTINAVQTQQSGIERITSSIQEITANIEQLSEQSYSLADLAVKVQRLSDELDEKSKASIEQLKRVEETTSGFVKEYEVLEKGIAELTEATKNISNIVETVRSIAEQTNLLALNAAIEAARAGEAGRGFAVVADEIRKLSEETKRSTDTITSTIKAVEQFSRVLSKQIENLRNGIISTESGYKTLFDTFEYLQKAISDISSAINTLAAHSEEQNASAEEMRSGANEIVVNVSKISSQGEEISEVMQNVSKQLDGLSEKLKETINAFNNLKISLDKFKV
- the hrcA gene encoding heat-inducible transcriptional repressor HrcA, with the translated sequence MEITERQKKILYCIVQEYINTKTPVSSKRVLENATIERSGATIRNDMNRLMKFGYIFQPHTSAGRVPTDKGLRFYVNELKKIREEIKSKSTYVEAAANFPIGDMEKVLTGAARLLSSSTKGMVVIEKPSPLNLQIRRIVVTPVSKNFSIANIITSLGLSSSIPLQHGEVTDIQQIEELLNKIMSGLTLNEFKVRLREIMFRVNNFKEIDFSTTDKSFLEITERLSMESYEDYITDGLYNLLSNDRMNLKKLQSVLGYVTGETFYKDVFELKSDIYVGKEHGLRFLDDFSVMLGDFYVEKKVIGRVALIFDKFGKYDQIIDSFEYMLNRLTEYFTVVSRNI